In Zingiber officinale cultivar Zhangliang chromosome 8B, Zo_v1.1, whole genome shotgun sequence, a single genomic region encodes these proteins:
- the LOC122013990 gene encoding uncharacterized protein LOC122013990, which yields MAIATIIATTLQEIAPPSANQNPNPPPEAQPRGIKYYYESLRKNRAPTFDGNPGPKQYYLAELRLQNLSEFENFTQALSMFVLEYSSKFNSLGTYAPTIMADDTLKLHHFKKGLSSRIQSALEIYKLTNFVDLMGAAIRAEMDIKQREDEGKNKRPLASQSFPSEQRYLGECRRISGVCFNCGKMGYRITDCPESKKQGAVSNSIAIQNKPKENNSNARVFAITREEVDNASDVVAGLRVEILSEPYRVAMPTNKALETHKLHRSCQLAKNHALVDCHRKSVKLQTPSQEEIIYHGKAKEKRLLLSASQTLKDMRSGDGIYLAMISEVEEKTKGRLEEILVVQDFLDVFPEELPGTIPNHEVDFEINLAPGVTPISNAPYRMARTKLKELKE from the exons ATGGCCATCGCTACCATCATAGCAACCACACTGCAAGAGATAGCGCCCCCAAGTGCTAACCAAAATCCCAACCCACCACCAGAAGCCCAACCACGTGGCATCAAGTACTACTATGAGTCTCTTCGGAAGAACAGAGCCCCGACGTTTGATGGCAACCCCGGCCCAAAA CAATACTATCTGGCTGAGTTGAGGTTACAGAACCtgagtgaatttgaaaactttacTCAAGCTCTGAGTATGTTCGTACTGGAGTACTCCTCAAAGTTCAACTCGCTCGGGACCTATGCCCCAACCATCATGGCAGATGACACCCTGAAGCTACATCACTTTAAGAAGGGTTTGAGTAGCCGAATTCAATCAGCATTAGAAATCTACAAGCTAACTAACTTTGTCGATCTGATGGGAGCAGCCATTAGAGCTGAAATGGACATCAAACAGCGTGAAGACGAAGGCAAGAACAAGCGACCCCTCGCAAGTCAATCTTTCCCAAGTGAACAAAG ATATCTTGGAGAATGTCGTAGGATCTCCGGTGTATGCTTCAACTGTGGGAAGATGGGGTACCGAATTACAGATTGTCCTGAATCCAAGAAACAAGGGGCAGTATCAAATTCTATTGCAATCCAGAATAAACCAAAGGAGAATAATTCCAATGCTAGGGTGTTCGCTATTACTCGAGAAGAGGTGGACAATGCAAGCGATGTGGTGGCAG GACTCAGAGTTGAAATACTTAGTGAACCATATAGAGTAGCTATGCCCACTAATAAGGCCCTCGAAACTCATAAGTTGCATCGAAGCTGTCAG TTGGCCAAGAACCACGCATTAGTGGATTGCCACAGGAAGAGCGTCAAACTTCAGACTCCAAGCCAAGAAGAAATCATCTACCATGGCAAGGCCAAGGAAAAGAGATTGCTCTTGTCCGCATCTCAGACTTTGAAAGACATGAGGAGCGGTGATGGAATCTATCTAGCTATGATAAGTGAGGTGGAAGAGAAGACCAAGGGCAGGCTAGAAGAAATTCTAGTCGTTCAAGACTTCCTGGATGTATTTCCTGAGGAACTACCTGGCACAATTCCAAACCATGAAGtagactttgaaattaatttggcaCCAGGTGTGACGCCAATATCAAATGCACCCTACCGAATGGCCCGGACAAAACTCAAAGAACTAAAAGAATAA